The following proteins are encoded in a genomic region of Cryptomeria japonica chromosome 11, Sugi_1.0, whole genome shotgun sequence:
- the LOC131047096 gene encoding zeaxanthin epoxidase, chloroplastic, which translates to MEGRENGNDRAEKADMEVDVAIAGGGLAGLSLAVGLHHRGIDAYVFEKAPHLRMDSATGVSLAPNAMRALEGVKPGLSKQFEVIAMWTAVYHVVRYEDGSETRQLMPGEYSMAGWRFCQQVLANNVDNSKVLCNHRFLSYKTVQGGVEAQFLVKGENGEESDCIKVVRAKLLVGADGLWSRVRHIMVGDRPRYLNYLNWNALVYTPNGKVFNYNKGEVNMIHSRDERVVAYMSDIGRGYCLWLLRCLDTDGKLEKDFEERFSAGLDKRVSKQRALDMLKQMKGWDDLRAAIEATDHNLIYERRSMDRLPLDKWTDEGGHVLLIGDAAHGMYSGAGMGARTAFEDSDQLTVELEKAFKTSNIEKGIQDALHRFEFQRITRVCKIQRFASDMTEQECFQSEEARRLVAEQKAERFNEFTKWTCQYPFNMQGDVNSTWCKP; encoded by the exons ATGGAAGGAAGAGAGAATGGCAATGATAGAGCCGAGAAAGCAGATATGGAGGTGGATGTGGCGATTGCAGGAGGGGGTTTGGCTGGGCTTTCTCTAGCAGTTGGGCTTCATCATCGTGGGATTGACGCCTATGTTTTTGAGAAGGCACCTCATCTCAGAATGGATTCCGCAACTGGCGTCAGCTTGGCACCCAATG CAATGAGGGCCCTCGAGGGTGTGAAGCCTGGGCTTTCCAAGCAATTTGAGGTGATAGCGATGTGGACTGCTGTATATCATGTGGTAAGGTATGAGGACGGAAGTGAAACGAGGCAGCTCATGCCCGGAGAGTATAGCATGGCAGGCTGGAGGTTTTGCCAACAGGTGCTAGCAAATAATGtggacaactccaaggttctctGTAATCACCGTTTTCTGTCTTATAAGACAGTACAG GGCGGTGTGGAGGCGCAGTTTCTGGTGAAGGGTGAGAATGGGGAAGAATCAGATTGTATAAAGGTGGTGCGTGCCAAATTGTTGGTGGGAGCAGATGGATTATGGTCCAGAGTGCGACACATCATGGTCGGGGATCGTCCTCGTTATCTCAATTACCTCAACTGGAATGCGCTCGTCTACACGCCCAATGGAAA agttttcaattacaacaaaggggAAGTGAACATGATTCACAGTAGAGACGAACGGGTTGTCGCCTACATGAGTGATATAG GGCGTGGTTATTGCCTTTGGCTGTTGAGATGTCTGGACACGGACGGTAAACTGGAGAAAGATTTTGAGGAGAGGTTCAGCGCGGGGTTGGACAAAAGGGTATCGAAGCAACGGGCACTAGATATGCTCAAGCAAATGAAGGGGTGGGATGACTTGAGAGCCGCCATTGAAGCCACAGATCACAACTTAATATATGAACGTAGATCAATGGACAGATTGCCCCTCGACAAGTGGACTGATGAAGGTGGTCATGTTCTGCTTATCGGGGATG CGGCGCATGGCATGTATTCAGGAGCGGGAATGGGAGCAAGGACAGCCTTCGAAGATTCGGATCAGTTAACGGTGGAGTTAGAgaaggcatttaagacttctaacATAGAGAAGGGCATTCAAGATGCCCTTCATAG GTTTGAATTCCAGAGAATCACACGAGTTTGTAAGATTCAAAGATTTGCTAGCGACATGACGGAACAGGAATGCTTTCAGTCGGAGGAAGCGCGCAGGCTCGTAGCAGAGCAGAAAGCTGAAAGATTCAATGAGTTTACCAAGTGGACGTGCCAATACCCTTTTAACATGCAAGGCGATGTTAACTCGACATGGTGCAAGCCTTAG